Proteins encoded within one genomic window of Bacillota bacterium:
- the rplM gene encoding 50S ribosomal protein L13 yields the protein MSTFMANPQTVERKWYIVDANGKTLGRLAAEISVLLNGKHKTTYTSHVDCGDNVIVLNAAKVKLTGKKPEQKYYRTHSGYPGGLKEVQYSRILATKPEFAIKIAVRGMLPKNSIGRNSLTRLHIFNGAEHNHQAQMPEVYNK from the coding sequence ATGTCAACATTTATGGCTAATCCACAGACTGTTGAGCGTAAATGGTATATTGTTGACGCCAATGGGAAAACCCTTGGAAGACTTGCGGCTGAAATATCTGTTTTATTAAACGGTAAACATAAAACAACATACACAAGCCATGTCGATTGTGGCGATAATGTTATTGTTTTAAACGCTGCTAAAGTCAAGCTTACTGGTAAAAAGCCAGAGCAAAAGTATTACCGCACACATTCCGGTTATCCGGGGGGACTTAAAGAAGTCCAGTATTCGAGAATTCTAGCAACCAAGCCGGAATTTGCTATTAAAATAGCTGTCCGCGGTATGCTGCCGAAGAATTCTATTGGCAGAAACAGTTTAACCCGCCTGCATATATTCAATGGCGCAGAACACAATCATCAGGCTCAGATGCCCGAAGTGTATAATAAGTAA
- a CDS encoding ATP-binding protein, whose product MRQLLSKVRRAVDDYNMINDGDKVAVGLSGGKDSLTLLSALAELRKFYPQNFEVIAITLDMGFPDSDFSALSEYCKSLNIQFILVKTEIAPVVFDIRKEKNPCSLCAKMRRGALHDAAKSAGCNKIALGHHFDDAVETFFLSLFYEGRISCFSPVTYLDRKDITLIRPLIYMHEKDIRGFARKNELPIYKNPCLANGNTQRQFVKDLLFQLEKSNRGLRERIFGAMCRSGVGGFIQPQIGRKVYKTKDNE is encoded by the coding sequence ATGAGGCAACTATTAAGCAAAGTCCGCCGTGCGGTGGATGATTATAATATGATAAATGATGGAGACAAAGTCGCGGTAGGATTGTCGGGTGGGAAGGATTCGCTCACGCTTCTATCGGCATTAGCAGAGCTTAGAAAGTTTTATCCGCAAAATTTTGAAGTTATAGCTATTACACTTGATATGGGTTTCCCCGATTCTGATTTTTCCGCGCTCTCAGAATACTGCAAAAGTTTGAATATACAATTTATTTTAGTTAAAACTGAAATTGCCCCTGTTGTCTTTGATATTAGGAAAGAAAAAAATCCATGCTCGTTATGTGCGAAGATGAGGAGGGGCGCGCTTCATGATGCGGCAAAGTCTGCGGGGTGCAATAAAATAGCACTGGGTCATCATTTTGATGATGCTGTTGAAACTTTCTTTCTTTCATTATTTTATGAAGGCAGAATATCATGTTTTTCACCAGTAACATACCTTGACCGTAAAGATATTACATTAATTAGACCTCTTATATATATGCATGAGAAAGATATAAGGGGATTTGCAAGGAAAAATGAACTTCCCATTTATAAAAATCCATGTCTGGCGAACGGAAACACACAGAGACAATTTGTTAAAGATCTTTTATTTCAGCTTGAAAAATCAAACCGCGGTTTGAGGGAACGAATATTCGGGGCAATGTGCCGGTCAGGCGTTGGAGGGTTTATCCAACCTCAGATTGGAAGAAAGGTTTATAAAACTAAAGATAATGAATAA
- a CDS encoding C-GCAxxG-C-C family protein — protein MDIAERASNNFYSGYNCAQSVFSALAEELGLPRETALHISAGFGGGMGGLREKCGAVTGMFMAAGLKYGNYDPSDREAKAELYNLIKELDKAFKEKFGTCICKELLEKSECAALPLPSLRSEQYYKERPCAVFVEEAARIAEKILLK, from the coding sequence ATGGATATAGCAGAAAGAGCATCGAATAATTTCTACAGCGGTTACAACTGTGCGCAATCGGTATTTTCCGCGCTTGCCGAAGAACTAGGTTTGCCCCGCGAAACTGCCTTACATATTTCAGCGGGTTTTGGTGGTGGAATGGGCGGATTGCGCGAAAAGTGCGGCGCTGTAACAGGTATGTTTATGGCTGCCGGTCTTAAATATGGCAATTATGATCCGAGTGACAGAGAGGCAAAAGCAGAATTATATAATCTTATCAAAGAACTTGATAAAGCTTTTAAAGAAAAATTCGGAACCTGCATCTGTAAAGAGCTATTAGAAAAATCAGAATGTGCTGCGCTTCCCTTACCTTCGCTTAGATCTGAGCAATATTATAAAGAACGCCCTTGTGCTGTGTTTGTTGAAGAGGCCGCTCGAATTGCAGAAAAAATTCTGTTAAAATAA